Proteins from a single region of Euleptes europaea isolate rEulEur1 chromosome 21, rEulEur1.hap1, whole genome shotgun sequence:
- the JPT2 gene encoding jupiter microtubule associated homolog 2 has protein sequence MFQGPEAGPAKPSSRGLKPPGGGSSDPFGCPEEVSSPLRPHRMASNIFGAGEEPQNIPKKTNPPGGKDSGIFEGHKPNSYRHLTNPPGGKTSNIFGSPEPFSTVRAHPNKPKDHIMLCDRGDSPQEQKPKAPEAQRPQVAEARGKREPPKETPKEAGLKIEDHEPRLGPPPRSHNKVLNPPGGKSSISFY, from the exons gGGATTGAAACCGCCCGGAGGGGGCTCCAGCGACCCCTTTGGATGCCCAGAAGAGGTCTCCTCCCCTCTCAGACCACACAGAATGGCGTCTAACATCTTTGGAGCGGGTGAAGAACCTCAGAACATCCCAAAGAAAACAAATCCTCCAG GTGGAAAGGACAGCGGCATTTTTGAGGGCCATAAACCTAACTCTTACCGTCATCTTACAAATCCACCCGGTGGGAAAACGAGCAATATCTTCGGGTCTCCAGAACCCTTCAGCACCGTCAGAGCACACCCAAACAAGCCTAAG GATCACATTATGTTGTGTGACAGAGGAGATTCCCCCCAGGAACAAAAACCAAAAG CTCCAGAAGCCCAAAGACCACAGGTGGCAGAGGCACGCGGAAAGAGAGAGCCGCCAAAAGAAACCCCCAAAGAGGCCGGACTCAAGATCGAAGACCATGAGCCTCGGCTGGGGCCACCGCCACGATCGCACAACAAAGTCCTTAACCCTCCCGGGGGCAAATCCAGCATTTCGTTCTACTAG